The sequence ACTGGAAGGGGAACCTATACTTTTGAGCCACCTACACCTGCACTCCTAATCCCCCTTTTTCCTATGAAATGGCTGCTAACACCAGCTTTGCCTTACAGGAAACAGTGTCAAAGATCTTTGAGGTTAATAAAGAGCAATATCTTGTGGGATTTTCTGTGCCTTAAAGCCCTGAGGTTGGATAGCAGTAGACAATTTATAATTGTCCTCCCAGCTGAGAACAGATAAAAAATTCCCTGTGCTGCAAAAATCTACCCTCAAAATGATTGCTAcatattcccattccctgtAAAAATAGATGAGATGTACCAGAAGTACTCAGCAGGGTATGAGAActcctgggaaggagcagccttTAGCATTGTCACAGGAGGGTTTAGCACATGTGGGTCCACCCATGACCTGGTATGACCCAAGAGCTGTTTCTAGGCCCTGTGGGTGCAATGCTCATCTCTGGAGTGTGGTAAAGGGGTTATGAGCACTGTGTTAATTTTAGCAGCACTTAAAGGGGAAGCTGTCAAAGGCAGGGTATAGAGAGCAAGAAAACTGGTGTTGGAAAGAGGAGCACAGCTCCACATCTGAGCAGTCTAATCCTCCATTTGGATTCTCCAAAGGAGGTCTTGGCTGGTGATGTGTTGATTTTCCATAGATTTGGGCTCCCACACATGGAGGGGGAAGCTCTGAGGGCTTGCAGATTTGTTGGTGTTGAGGCAAAGGCTGCACCACCATTTCCTCTGGGGCCCAGGAGCACAAGATTCCTCATGGATTCCCTGTTGCTGTTTGGCTTGTCCAGGTCTTTAGATTTGACACCATTTCGGAGAAGACCTCGGATCAGATCCATTTCTTCTTTGCCAAGCTGAACTGCCGCCTTtacaagaaagcaaacaaatccTCAGAGCTGGTATCAGCCAACCGTCTCTTCGGGGAGAAATCCTTGGTCTTTAATGAGACTTACCAGAACATCAGTGAAATCGTTTATGGAGCAAAGCTCTGGCCCTTGAACTTCAAAGTGAGTTTGAACTACTcagggttttgctttttttgtttggttccACCCCCCACCCACAGTCCATCCCTGTCTTTTGCCAAGaggtgctctgctctgggtgtgtgGGACACGagtgaaagcagcagggaatCTGGGATGCAGCTCCTCTTGCTTCAGCTCACCTTAACCACAGCCATGTCCCCACTCATCATACCTAAGGTTCATTGTCCTCCCCCAGCACACACCCTGTGAACCTGTCTCATGCAGAAGGGGTGCAAAGAGATGTTTAAAACCCTTGGCTTAACCATTTTGTGCTCTCTTCCTTTAGGAGAAGCCGGAACTTTCCAGGCAGATCATTAATGAGTGGGTGGCTAATAAGACCGAGAGGCGCATTACAGAAGTGATCCCAGAAAGTGGTATTGATGATCTCACTGTCTTGGTCCTGGTCAACACCATTTATTTTAAGGTACAGCTAACAAAACTGGGGAGCAGCACATTTCCCTGAAGGAGACAGGTGCTCATGTTtgttttccccctctcctttttAGGGGCACTGGAAATCACAGTTCCCAGCTCCAAACACAAAACTGGATGTATTTCATAAAGCCAATGGTGAGACCTGCCAAGTCCCAACTATGTACCAGGAGTCCAAGTTCCACTACGCATTCATCCCCCAGGACAAAgtccaggtgctggagctgccttaCAAAGGGGATGATATCACcatggtgctggtgctgcccagtgctgggacaCCACTGCAGGAGGTGGAGCGGGAGCTGACATCAGagaagctgcagggctggataGATTCCATGAAGGAGATGTCTCTTTTCGTGTACCTCCCTCGCTTCCGCGTCGAGGACAGCTTCAGTGtcaaggaaaagctgaggaaaatGGGGCTGGAAGATCTCTTCAGCCCGGAAAACGCCAGACTCCCAGGTGAGATGTGGGGATAGGACAGTGCAGGGCGGAGGTGAGGTCAgtaggagcagcagcacatgagGAAAGGGAACATGAAAGCATTTACATGTTGCGACAGTCAGTGATGGACTGGTAAAGTCCCACCATGGacactcagccctgctctgcactgaggaCATGGCAGTTTAGCAGTCAGTTGCACATGGAGgaggatgtttttgttttaggaCAGCCATGCCTTCTGCCTGATGCCAGGTATGAAGGATGGGAATGTGTTCTTTCTCGAGCTCTCTCTAAACTCAGTTTTAcctctgtgtgtttttgtaTTTCAGGTATCATTGCAGAGGGCCGCACAGACCTGTACGTGTCTGAGGCTTTCCACAAAGCCTTCCTGGAGGTGAGCCTTGTTTTGTGCCAGCATATCTtcctcttgctttttaaaaacaaatactaaaggaaaaataatagcTCTGAACCTACAGTGTTCACTTCTCAGCGTCTGGGGCTTTGGAGAGAGGCTGGCCCCTGCATTCTGTAGAGAGGAGGGTGAGCCCTCTCCATGCTGTATAATGCCTGTGTTTAATCCCATCTTCTCCATTGCTTGGCAGGTGAATGAAGAAGGCAGCGAGGCCTCAGCTGCTACAGCTGTCACCATCTCTGGCCGCTCCTTCCCTATgaacagaaaaatcttcaaTGCCAATAGGCCCTTCCTGCTTTTCATCCGGGAAGCTGCCCTCAACACCATCATCTTCATGGGCAGGATAGCTGATCCTTGCTCCTAAAGGGGCTGGTAGGGCCTcactgctccctcctctgcctcgGGAAAAGGGAAGGTGGGGTATTGCCACAAAGCgtgggctgctcctggggtggTTGTTCTTGCTGTTtggtgccagctgcagggaggggctgcatccagctgggctgtccctgctcttccctgccatAGCAGGTGAGGGGGCTCATAGCTCACCTCACCTGTCCTGTTCTCTGTGGCAAGGAAAGCTGAATTTCACCTGGCACCAGTATTTTTGTGGCACCAAGTCCAGCATTGCTGTCCTTCCTGTGCCCAACCCTCTGTACCTCTGACAGCTTGGTTCATTAAAACCTATAGATCTGTATATAACAGACTGCTCTCTGAATGCACAGTTTACACTAAGCCACTTCCTAGACTCTGTAAAATTCTTCTTTTACAGCAAATGGGGCCCCACACCAGAAGGGTGAGTGGAACAGCAGCAGCCGTAAGGCTGGGCCGAGGACACccttctgcagctccacatAGGTGGAAGAGCTGCCaaactgctgtgctctgcctgccagcagctctgctgtgtcctgtgtgcCCAAGCACTGAGAGTCACAGTGACAGTCTTGCACAGCCAAGGCTTTGGAACTTTGTTTTAATATTAAGATTTAATCTAACAATTACTATAGCAGCAGTGCCCATGAGCCATGACAGTGCCCAGGTAAGGTAACCA is a genomic window of Oenanthe melanoleuca isolate GR-GAL-2019-014 chromosome 8, OMel1.0, whole genome shotgun sequence containing:
- the RC3H1 gene encoding roquin-1 isoform X6; the protein is MHLWAVCLLSVWGLAAPEHYTVEDICTAKPRDIPVNPICIYRNPDKKLQEGEGQEPAKDKLPESTNPRVWELSKANSRFAVVFYKYLADSKDNGENIFMSPLSISTAFAMTKLGACGSTLQQLMEVFRFDTISEKTSDQIHFFFAKLNCRLYKKANKSSELVSANRLFGEKSLVFNETYQNISEIVYGAKLWPLNFKEKPELSRQIINEWVANKTERRITEVIPESGIDDLTVLVLVNTIYFKGHWKSQFPAPNTKLDVFHKANGETCQVPTMYQESKFHYAFIPQDKVQVLELPYKGDDITMVLVLPSAGTPLQEVERELTSEKLQGWIDSMKEMSLFVYLPRFRVEDSFSVKEKLRKMGLEDLFSPENARLPGIIAEGRTDLYVSEAFHKAFLEVNEEGSEASAATAVTISGRSFPMNRKIFNANRPFLLFIREAALNTIIFMGRIADPCS
- the RC3H1 gene encoding roquin-1 isoform X5; its protein translation is MRTMHLWAVCLLSVWGLAAPEHYTVEDICTAKPRDIPVNPICIYRNPDKKLQEGEGQEPAKDKLPESTNPRVWELSKANSRFAVVFYKYLADSKDNGENIFMSPLSISTAFAMTKLGACGSTLQQLMEVFRFDTISEKTSDQIHFFFAKLNCRLYKKANKSSELVSANRLFGEKSLVFNETYQNISEIVYGAKLWPLNFKEKPELSRQIINEWVANKTERRITEVIPESGIDDLTVLVLVNTIYFKGHWKSQFPAPNTKLDVFHKANGETCQVPTMYQESKFHYAFIPQDKVQVLELPYKGDDITMVLVLPSAGTPLQEVERELTSEKLQGWIDSMKEMSLFVYLPRFRVEDSFSVKEKLRKMGLEDLFSPENARLPGIIAEGRTDLYVSEAFHKAFLEVNEEGSEASAATAVTISGRSFPMNRKIFNANRPFLLFIREAALNTIIFMGRIADPCS